Proteins from a single region of Pseudarthrobacter sp. NIBRBAC000502772:
- a CDS encoding NAD(P)/FAD-dependent oxidoreductase, with amino-acid sequence MTTTVMVLGAGFGGLELASTLSERLAGEVDVTLVDQHDAFVFGFSKLEVLFGHQNAEQVRILYSEIRTPGVEFRQERVLAIDPGTRHVVTDAAVYDPDFVVVALGADYDFAATPGFAEGGFEYYTVAGAERLRDELAAFRGGRVMLAVLSIPFKCPPAPYEAILLLHDRLVARGIREGSNLHLVSPQPSPIPVSPQASAALERAMAERGIGYTKRHRIHGIDPDARVAQFKDHDEPYDLFIGIPTHRVPDVLVEAGLARDGWVAVDPVTLQTPYAGVYAIGDCAETGIPKAGTFAESAAHVVADGIVRSIRGAGGLASGGTGLCYLEFGHGDVGRVDVDFHADGGPTAPLLGPSPAYADEKAEFGAVRRARWFGA; translated from the coding sequence ATGACAACAACCGTCATGGTCCTCGGCGCCGGCTTCGGAGGTTTGGAACTCGCGAGCACACTGTCGGAGCGCCTTGCCGGCGAGGTCGACGTCACCCTCGTCGACCAGCACGACGCCTTCGTGTTCGGCTTCTCCAAGCTGGAGGTCCTCTTCGGGCACCAGAACGCGGAACAGGTGCGGATCCTCTACAGCGAGATCCGCACGCCGGGCGTGGAATTCCGCCAGGAGCGGGTGCTCGCGATCGACCCGGGGACGCGGCACGTCGTCACCGATGCTGCGGTTTACGATCCCGACTTCGTCGTTGTCGCCCTCGGTGCCGACTACGACTTCGCCGCGACACCCGGCTTCGCCGAAGGAGGGTTCGAGTACTACACGGTCGCAGGCGCCGAGCGGCTGCGCGACGAACTGGCGGCGTTCCGCGGCGGCCGGGTGATGCTTGCCGTGCTCTCCATCCCTTTCAAATGCCCGCCCGCGCCATACGAGGCGATCCTGCTGCTCCACGACCGGCTCGTCGCCCGCGGCATCCGCGAGGGCAGCAACCTTCACTTGGTCAGTCCGCAGCCGTCGCCCATCCCGGTCTCACCCCAGGCATCGGCCGCGCTGGAACGCGCGATGGCCGAGCGTGGGATCGGGTACACGAAACGCCACCGGATCCACGGGATCGACCCGGACGCGCGGGTCGCGCAGTTCAAGGACCACGACGAGCCGTACGACTTGTTCATTGGCATCCCGACCCACAGGGTGCCCGACGTGCTCGTCGAGGCGGGTCTGGCGCGGGACGGCTGGGTCGCGGTCGACCCCGTGACGCTGCAAACGCCGTACGCCGGGGTGTATGCGATCGGCGACTGCGCCGAGACCGGGATCCCGAAGGCCGGCACCTTCGCCGAGAGCGCGGCCCACGTCGTCGCGGACGGCATCGTTCGCAGCATCCGAGGCGCCGGCGGACTTGCATCCGGGGGCACCGGGCTCTGCTACCTGGAGTTCGGCCACGGCGACGTCGGTCGCGTCGACGTCGATTTCCACGCTGACGGAGGGCCGACCGCGCCGCTCCTGGGGCCGTCGCCGGCGTACGCCGATGAGAAGGCGGAGTTCGGCGCGGTGCGACGCGCCCGCTGGTTCGGGGCCTGA
- a CDS encoding type II toxin-antitoxin system death-on-curing family toxin: MLGVEAYPQLAMKAAALMESVARFSPLIDGNKRTAWTLMVLMLWINGCRNDFITDEAFDLVVGVAASDIGLGTARG; encoded by the coding sequence GTGCTGGGTGTGGAAGCATATCCGCAGTTGGCGATGAAAGCGGCGGCTCTGATGGAGTCTGTGGCTCGGTTCAGTCCGCTGATCGACGGCAATAAGCGGACTGCGTGGACGCTGATGGTTTTGATGCTCTGGATAAACGGCTGCCGGAATGACTTCATCACTGATGAGGCGTTCGATCTGGTCGTGGGCGTGGCCGCCAGCGATATCGGGTTGGGGACAGCGCGGGGATGA
- a CDS encoding ester cyclase: MGQAREAMDRLTAAVTARDKQTQAACYSADAVAFTPEEGKLVGPEAISNYLSQFGESFPDITYEYADRYEAGNVAIDEGFVVGTNTGPLLMPSGESLPPTGKSIRVRSCDVAHVEDGLITSHHFYFDQMEFLGQLGLLPESLSKS; the protein is encoded by the coding sequence ATGGGACAAGCACGCGAGGCAATGGACCGCTTAACCGCAGCCGTGACGGCGAGGGACAAACAGACACAGGCAGCGTGTTACTCAGCTGATGCGGTGGCCTTCACGCCCGAGGAGGGCAAACTCGTTGGGCCCGAAGCCATCAGCAACTACCTGTCGCAGTTCGGGGAATCGTTCCCTGACATCACCTACGAGTACGCCGACAGGTACGAAGCCGGAAATGTGGCGATCGATGAGGGCTTTGTCGTCGGAACCAACACAGGACCGCTGCTCATGCCGTCCGGTGAAAGCCTGCCTCCCACCGGAAAGAGCATCCGGGTCAGGAGCTGCGATGTCGCCCACGTCGAAGATGGCCTGATCACAAGCCACCACTTCTACTTCGACCAGATGGAGTTCCTCGGACAACTCGGGCTGCTTCCCGAATCCCTGTCCAAGTCCTGA
- a CDS encoding metalloregulator ArsR/SmtB family transcription factor, with translation MESWNKSPAGGEKLEVFDQLARVAKAMSNGKRLELIELLAQGEHPVEEIAAKLGMGVTTVSAHLQQLKQAGLVDTRRVRTSILYRLAGDDVAAMYLAIKRVGMLRSPALREALASYLSPRGSEPASTIDPAAVTSEMTVIDVRPRSEYDTAHFPGAVSIPLAELAERYGEIPSGNPVVVYCRGEFCKLARDAAAWLSARGIPAMAMDEGVIEWRATHLVDLDATA, from the coding sequence ATGGAGTCATGGAATAAGAGCCCGGCGGGTGGGGAGAAGCTGGAAGTCTTCGATCAGCTCGCCAGGGTGGCGAAGGCGATGTCCAACGGCAAGCGGCTGGAGCTGATCGAATTGCTCGCCCAGGGCGAGCATCCAGTCGAAGAAATCGCGGCAAAGCTGGGGATGGGGGTGACGACCGTCTCGGCCCACCTGCAGCAGCTGAAGCAGGCGGGCCTGGTGGATACCCGGCGGGTGCGGACCAGCATCCTGTATCGGCTCGCGGGCGATGACGTCGCGGCGATGTATCTGGCCATCAAGCGTGTGGGCATGCTGCGTTCCCCGGCCCTGCGGGAGGCACTTGCGTCCTACCTCTCTCCCCGCGGCTCGGAGCCGGCCAGCACGATCGATCCGGCAGCTGTCACCTCCGAGATGACCGTTATCGATGTCCGGCCCCGGTCCGAGTACGACACAGCCCACTTCCCGGGCGCGGTCTCCATCCCGCTGGCGGAGCTGGCGGAACGCTACGGTGAGATCCCGTCAGGGAATCCCGTCGTGGTGTACTGCCGTGGCGAGTTCTGCAAACTCGCCCGGGACGCCGCGGCGTGGTTGTCTGCCCGCGGCATCCCGGCGATGGCCATGGACGAAGGCGTCATCGAATGGCGGGCCACACACCTGGTGGATCTCGATGCCACCGCGTGA
- a CDS encoding MFS transporter — protein sequence MPPREPMVLLGERIRADAAVQEVLHRRTLTVVAASQVLGGAGLAAGVTVGALLAQDMLGGNAAAGLPAALFTLGSALAAFLVGAVTQRLGRRTGLGLGFAAGALGALGVVAAAVLDSIPLLFLSLFIYGAGTATNLQARYAGTDLAPASRRGTAVSIAMVFTTLGAVLGPNLVDVLGRFAESLGIPALAGPFLLAAAAYASAGAVLFVLLRPDPFLLARELEIATPPPGTSDTPPAPVRAGTGVYVGAAVMVLTQIAMVAIMTMTPVHMRAHGHHLSEVGLVIGIHIGSMYLPSLFTGVLVDRIGRTPMAIASGLTLLAAGLTAATAPADNLGLLIVALALLGLGWNMGLISGTALVVDATVPAHRARTQGAVDVLIAVAGAGGGAMSGLVVAQTSYAVLSIVGGVLALLLIPVIFWARTRSGTLAAA from the coding sequence ATGCCACCGCGTGAGCCGATGGTGCTGCTCGGGGAGAGAATCCGCGCCGACGCAGCCGTTCAGGAAGTCCTGCACCGCCGGACCCTGACGGTGGTCGCCGCCAGCCAGGTCCTGGGCGGGGCAGGCCTTGCCGCCGGCGTCACCGTCGGGGCTTTGCTGGCCCAGGACATGCTCGGCGGGAACGCCGCCGCCGGTCTTCCCGCGGCCCTGTTCACCCTCGGCTCCGCACTGGCGGCCTTCCTGGTCGGCGCCGTCACCCAGCGCCTGGGCCGCCGGACCGGTCTGGGCCTGGGCTTCGCCGCCGGGGCCCTCGGGGCGCTCGGCGTCGTCGCAGCGGCCGTCCTGGACAGCATCCCGCTGCTGTTTCTGTCCTTGTTCATCTACGGGGCGGGCACCGCGACGAACCTGCAGGCACGCTACGCCGGTACCGATCTGGCTCCGGCGTCCCGCCGGGGCACGGCCGTCAGCATCGCCATGGTCTTCACCACCCTCGGCGCGGTCCTCGGCCCGAACCTGGTCGATGTGCTGGGCCGGTTCGCCGAAAGCCTCGGCATTCCCGCTCTCGCCGGCCCGTTCCTGCTCGCAGCAGCCGCATACGCCTCCGCCGGGGCCGTGCTGTTCGTCCTGCTCCGGCCGGACCCGTTCCTGCTCGCCCGGGAACTCGAGATTGCCACACCTCCACCGGGAACCTCCGACACCCCGCCCGCACCGGTCCGGGCGGGCACCGGGGTCTACGTGGGGGCCGCGGTCATGGTCCTTACCCAGATCGCTATGGTCGCCATCATGACCATGACACCGGTCCACATGCGCGCCCACGGCCACCACCTCTCCGAAGTCGGCCTCGTCATCGGAATCCACATCGGCTCGATGTATCTGCCTTCCCTGTTCACCGGCGTCCTCGTGGACCGCATCGGCCGCACCCCGATGGCCATCGCCTCCGGCCTGACCCTGCTCGCGGCCGGCCTCACCGCAGCTACGGCACCCGCGGACAATCTCGGGCTGCTCATCGTGGCTCTGGCCCTGCTCGGGCTGGGCTGGAACATGGGCCTCATCTCCGGAACCGCACTGGTCGTGGACGCCACCGTCCCCGCACACCGTGCCCGCACCCAGGGAGCCGTCGATGTCCTCATCGCCGTCGCCGGCGCCGGCGGCGGCGCGATGTCCGGGCTCGTCGTGGCCCAAACCAGCTATGCGGTGCTCTCGATCGTCGGCGGGGTCCTGGCCCTGCTGCTGATTCCCGTCATCTTCTGGGCCCGAACCCGGTCCGGGACGCTGGCGGCTGCCTGA
- a CDS encoding isoprenylcysteine carboxylmethyltransferase family protein: protein MTALTGGSLIRRGKEVYENLPLPFPVVAAIVLDLLLARLRPVPLPGPRALHRTAGAGLLLAGVGLNIWALAERRHRTTGAFALERPEDLVTTGPYTITRHPMYIGWWLIQLGAGTLAGSSWVLATLPAELLVEHRAVLDEEATLAELFGRAYLEYSDSVPRYLGSPFRAQSPFDSNS, encoded by the coding sequence GTGACGGCATTGACCGGAGGTTCCCTGATCCGGCGCGGGAAGGAGGTCTACGAGAACCTCCCGCTGCCGTTCCCTGTTGTCGCCGCGATTGTCCTGGACCTCCTCCTCGCCAGGCTCCGTCCGGTGCCGCTTCCCGGTCCCCGCGCCCTCCACCGGACCGCGGGGGCGGGACTGCTGCTCGCCGGCGTCGGCCTGAATATTTGGGCGCTGGCTGAACGGCGGCACCGCACTACTGGCGCGTTCGCGCTGGAGCGGCCGGAGGACCTGGTCACCACCGGCCCCTACACCATCACCCGCCACCCGATGTACATCGGATGGTGGCTCATCCAACTCGGAGCGGGAACCTTGGCCGGCTCATCCTGGGTCCTCGCGACCTTGCCTGCCGAACTGCTGGTCGAGCACCGCGCTGTCCTGGATGAAGAGGCCACGCTTGCCGAGCTCTTCGGCCGCGCCTACCTCGAATACTCCGACAGCGTTCCCCGCTACCTCGGATCCCCCTTCCGGGCACAGAGCCCGTTCGATTCGAACAGCTGA
- a CDS encoding GDCCVxC domain-containing (seleno)protein, which produces MSSQRLTSTLTCPDCGSTEIRSLPTNACVYFYRCTACGATSKPPAL; this is translated from the coding sequence ATGAGCAGCCAACGGCTGACCAGCACCCTGACATGTCCGGACTGTGGCAGCACGGAAATACGGTCTCTGCCGACGAACGCGTGCGTCTATTTCTACCGTTGCACCGCCTGCGGTGCAACCAGCAAACCCCCGGCCCTGTGA